The stretch of DNA ACCTAATTGGAATATATATcactacaaaaaatttaaattatagtaataacaaaaaatcataaatatagcGTAAAAACCTATCGTAATAGTTTGTTTCGCGGTCAATTACTacctatatttatatatatatttttttatgtacaGTCAGTATTCAATTGATTATAGAGATAGATTTTTGACTAAACATGACTCTAcatacatattttatatattttatgtcaGTTGTACAGGGTTTAACGAGAACTTATAACTATATATCTACGATTTTGGTTTCTTACTATACATTTTGGTATAGTTTTGATagcaaataattttatatcagcATATAATGTATGAAAATTTAGTATCTTActtcaaaaaattaatcaaactataaagtaaagtaaataattattacaaatgatatatatatatatatatatatatatatatatatatatatatatatatatatatatattaactagTTGATGTTTATACCCACATATTTAAGTTTCCTACTATTATAATTAGTGAAAAATTTACACATTGGAAAGTATATATGATCCACACATGTCAATTTTCGTGTACGATTGCGTGTATATTAGagataaataaaacattatatatatatatatatatatatatatatatatatatatatNNNNNNNNNNtatatatatatatatatataattcaataatCAACAATATATGTTGCTAATTAAATCACACTTGTCACTATCTCATGGAATCACTACAATATTTAACCCTACATGTCACAATATCATACAATTCAGTTTTCActtattaaaaaggaaaaaccAATGATTATTTCAGAACATCTACATTCAGTAAAAATAGTCTTACATTATTTCGTCAAGGCGGGAAATGAAGGACTATTCCATAATCCATGAAAATATATCACCATAACTACTATGTATTCACTCTAAAGTTTAATTAAAcatttgaaattatttcaaatacaagaaatcgaggaccttcAAATGTGTCCTTCAACCTCAAGTAGCGATTGAATGAGCATgacactttaataaaatattcacgAAGAAAGATCTTTGAAGATGGATTTGCAGATGTAGAATTGAAAACAAAATGCTCTCGTGATATTGGAAGTCTAATTGGACAGTGTTTGGTACCAtcgtttatatatatatatatatatatatatataacaattacaATTTATCAGCAAAATGAACATGTATAAGCAACTTTTCAGtaaaaattgattgatttttattttttaaaattctaaactCAACTAAATATGGATTAAGTTTACACGATCAACATtttatgatgaaaaaaaaatctgTACCTTGCTACCTTATTATACAAACTGTACACAATTTGAAGTGGAAACAAAATCGTGctcagaaaatgaaaaataataaaataaacacaaatgtACTTTTGTGTTCTGGTGTCCAGATATGAGTACAGATATTAACACTACTACACATTTGATTACATCCTCTAATCACTCTAATAATCTcaaatcaatataatgtaattgcGTTAGTGTTGAGTTTAATAACAAACTATAACCGAAAAGACGGTCAGATCTGAGGGCGGGCAGAGTCAACCGCCGATGAAGGCATAATAGGAGCCGCGGCAGATGAAGTCCCTTCATCGTCGCTACTATTCACCTTTGGCTTTGTTGATGTAATTGACAATGCTCTCGCTAAAAACGACGGTGCTCTATTAAATACCCACCGGTCTGATTTAAAACCCCGGTCCAACAACTTGGAAGTTTTTCCTCTACTACTTCCCTCTCCTCCGGTTCGGTAACCCTGCCTCGAACTACCTTCTCTTGGTAACGTAATCAAACTACTCGCCCTTTCCAATTGCCGGTTCATTATCTGTTTCCTTACTTCAAAAGGCAGTTTCAAAGTGAACCGGTCAGTGTTTTCACCCGGTTGGACCAACGAATGTCCGGTCGAATGCGATCGTGGAAAACGACGCGGACGGTTCGATCTAGAACCACGTGTACGGTTTCGGTTCAGCGTTTTATCCAATGCAATCACTTCCGGAACAGCTAAGACCGGGTCAGATTCCGCGTTTACTAGCTGTTCTGACGGTGTTTCAACGGCGTCGTTTTGAGCTTCAACGTTTTGTGATTGTAATTGCGACTCGGTGTTAGACTCGGGAACTCCGTGAGTTGACTCACCGGATTGAGGAACGAGATTCGCGCGACAAACGGGACAAGTTGTGTGAGAAGATAACCACTCGTCGATGCACTCAGGGTGAAAAACGTGATCACACTTTGGAATCAAACGCAGCGTTTCGGTGTCTTCGAATTCGCATAAACAAACGGCACACTCCAAAATCTCTTTTCCAATTTTGTGGATCTTAACTTCAGAGTATTCGAGAATCGGAAAAGTATTGATGACCGATGAATCGAGTCCACGCGCCGCCCTACGCGATCTACCGTCGGTGATGGGGAGAACGAAGTTAGAAGTTGGTGAATCGGCGCAGCGACGGATGTAGATGGAGAAAAAGCCCATGAGGAAAAGAGCAGCGACTAAAATTACTATGATTATAGCGAAGGAAGGGTTGAATTCGTTAGGATTTGTATCTGTGAAATCATTGGACTTGTTTTGGGCTTGGGCTTTTGTGGCGGAGAGAAGAATTATTCCCGGTAAGATTAGGAGGAGGAATAATTGGGAATTATTGATTGTGTTGTTTTTCATGTTGATTAATAAATGGATGAAAAACAAAGAGTGTGAATGAGAGAAGATAAATGAATAATGAGAGAGCTTTTTAAATCAGCTTGTTAAAGAgtgtgtttcttttttttctgtGTATGAATGTGAATGAAGATTGAGGACAACGCCACATTAGTTTTGCGGATTTGGATTAACTGTATTTCTTAATTCACGCAGTTTAACACATCAATGAATCTAAACCGTCAATCTTCGTAGTGTGAAGCTTGACAATTTTACAAGGGTATGAGATTTCACCGTTCATTTCAGATCAAACGGTATGAGTAAGTTGTTGTATCCACGGAATAGTTGTATGGAATTGAATTCATTGGCTTCGGTCTTGGTGATTCAGAAAATGGTCATATATGGTGTGCTCAACTTACTGTTCGGCTGCGAAGTTTCCGTAAAATATGGAGACATGTTTGAGTATGTgttctaataaattaattaattcaatttcatAGCTTGCAAGCACTAGTATATTTAACATATGTTCATTTCTTAATTAATATGAGTTAACATGGTTATACTGAATCGTCCATTTTAATATGtgttaatataaaaattgagtAAAGTGTTATAATTGTAGAGGAATTAAAAAAAGCTTATtagatattaattaaaattattttagtgtaCATCTTATTTTCTCAATTAATATACTTTTCTTTTTGACGAAGttttttgtaattaatatatttgaccTGTCATTATTTCTTGCTGCTAAAGGAtaagaattaattaatatcctTTCAATTTATACAATCACTGAAATGAAATAGAAACAAGTGTTAACTAtttctattataaatataaattccaTTGttccaattttaattaattagtgttAAGAAAGTAATAATGAAAAACGATATCAAAGAAAATGTTATTAGTGCTACTATTTACGAACAAAATCGATTTTCTTTCACTATAATATGAATTATGATAGtatcatatttttctaaatacatTTCAGAGAGAATTCAAATCCACGATGAAACTAAATGTTATTCAAACacttatatatttgatttgttttaagtttaaatattaCTGAAAATATATGGAAACAtgtatatttaacttttttaaaagtttaaattttattcttttaattcaatttttttctttaattactttttagaCACGCGTTAGCAATATCTCTCCTATAAAAAATTGTGAagtttagagagaaaaaaagcgtggaaaaataaatctaaaataataggTTGAGTGTTACTGAAATAATTCATACTTGTATCATTCGATAATTATTTATTCCAAAGAACTAATCCAAATCGATTTGAAGATAATATTgttgttaatgttattttaGTCACGAGAAACTGTGTCAAAGTCAGCTAGTGCACCGCAGATGCACATGtatctttaaaacaa from Cicer arietinum cultivar CDC Frontier isolate Library 1 chromosome 3, Cicar.CDCFrontier_v2.0, whole genome shotgun sequence encodes:
- the LOC101509388 gene encoding E3 ubiquitin-protein ligase ATL6-like; the protein is MKNNTINNSQLFLLLILPGIILLSATKAQAQNKSNDFTDTNPNEFNPSFAIIIVILVAALFLMGFFSIYIRRCADSPTSNFVLPITDGRSRRAARGLDSSVINTFPILEYSEVKIHKIGKEILECAVCLCEFEDTETLRLIPKCDHVFHPECIDEWLSSHTTCPVCRANLVPQSGESTHGVPESNTESQLQSQNVEAQNDAVETPSEQLVNAESDPVLAVPEVIALDKTLNRNRTRGSRSNRPRRFPRSHSTGHSLVQPGENTDRFTLKLPFEVRKQIMNRQLERASSLITLPREGSSRQGYRTGGEGSSRGKTSKLLDRGFKSDRWVFNRAPSFLARALSITSTKPKVNSSDDEGTSSAAAPIMPSSAVDSARPQI